The proteins below are encoded in one region of Aulosira sp. FACHB-615:
- a CDS encoding response regulator encodes MKGRQPTVTILMADDDEDDSMLVREAITVSQLPIDLHTVSNGEELMDYLHRRGQYTDNKLAPRPGLILLDLNMPKKNGLEVLKEIKTDPELRTIPVIVLTTSKAEENIHHTYSLGANSYIVKPMTFSALVELMETFGKYWFEIVELPLAVVGGENEEKPNQSSTH; translated from the coding sequence GTGAAGGGTCGGCAACCAACCGTGACTATCTTAATGGCTGATGATGACGAAGATGACAGTATGTTAGTCCGTGAGGCAATCACAGTGAGTCAATTGCCCATCGATTTACATACAGTCAGTAATGGAGAAGAATTGATGGATTATCTCCATCGCCGTGGTCAATATACTGACAACAAACTTGCACCACGTCCTGGCTTGATTTTGCTGGACTTGAATATGCCCAAAAAAAACGGCTTGGAGGTGCTAAAAGAAATTAAAACCGACCCTGAACTCAGAACAATTCCGGTTATCGTCCTGACCACCTCAAAGGCAGAAGAAAATATTCATCACACCTACAGTTTGGGTGCTAATTCTTACATAGTCAAACCAATGACATTTTCTGCCTTAGTAGAACTAATGGAAACCTTTGGTAAATACTGGTTTGAAATTGTGGAATTACCACTAGCAGTAGTGGGAGGAGAAAATGAAGAAAAACCCAATCAGAGTTCTACTCATTGA
- a CDS encoding PAS domain-containing protein, translated as MTNQDSALILIVDDDDVTRIHLRQLMEYAGYRVVEASNGCQAITTYTNLHPDMVIIDAIMPVMDGFTCCEKLQKLPDIQDTPILMITAAYEPASVERAFAVGATDYITKPIQWVVLSHRIRHLLAASRAIKKLRQQNQQAQLRETQMKIALEAARMGTWDWNIITNQVSWSDNKEALFGLEPGSFDGRYETFLHYVHPQDRDFVNISVIEAVQTDAEYDVEFRIVLADGSIRWLVSKGVVFRNAAGEPVRMSGIVIDITKRKQAEAELRQSEERFQIITRATNDVIWDWDLLTNQVWWNQAVQTLFGYPLAELSADLNWWYERIHPEDQPIIDTDMWAAINSGQQFWSHEYRFRRYDGSYAYILDRAYIVHDQAGQPVRMIGAMMDITERKRVQAQLQWQNLRSQLFADITVKIRQSLQIDEILQTSVTEVQKLLRADRVLILRLRSNGSILILKEAVVPGLPMASSLELNEPTLGEMYVLKYSQGIINAISNLDDEQEAANISPPHLKIMQELGVKAVLSVPIFLQNQIWGLLIANQCVHPRQWNNWEIELLQQLADQIGIALTQSKILETETRQRQELSRSNEALQEFAFIASHDLQEPLRKIKTFSERLLITCGDSLPEAASDYLERMQNAVLRMQTLIEGLLTLSRVTTRAQPFVSVSLAEITQEVLSDLEVLIQQTGATVEVEDLPTIKADPLQMRQLMQNLIGNALKFHHPQMTPIVKIYSQHLNNQSAQLAVGLEFCQIIIEDNGIGFEQKYSDRIFQIFQRLHGRREYEGTGIGLTICRKIAERHFGTITAQSTPGKGTKLIVNLPINSPT; from the coding sequence CGAAAAATTACAAAAATTACCAGATATTCAGGATACACCAATATTAATGATTACTGCGGCTTACGAGCCAGCATCGGTAGAGCGAGCTTTTGCCGTGGGTGCAACCGACTACATTACTAAACCAATTCAATGGGTAGTATTATCCCACAGAATCCGCCATCTTTTAGCAGCATCTCGCGCCATCAAGAAATTACGTCAGCAAAATCAACAGGCGCAATTACGAGAAACCCAAATGAAAATTGCCCTAGAAGCTGCTCGGATGGGAACTTGGGACTGGAATATAATTACTAATCAAGTTAGTTGGTCAGATAACAAAGAAGCACTGTTTGGCTTGGAACCTGGTAGTTTTGATGGTCGGTATGAAACTTTTTTACACTATGTTCATCCCCAAGACCGGGATTTTGTCAACATCTCGGTAATCGAAGCAGTGCAAACAGATGCGGAGTATGATGTAGAATTTCGGATTGTTTTAGCTGATGGTAGCATTCGCTGGTTAGTGAGCAAAGGTGTAGTTTTTCGCAACGCGGCTGGGGAACCTGTGCGAATGTCTGGGATCGTGATAGATATTACCAAGCGTAAACAAGCAGAAGCAGAATTGCGCCAGAGTGAAGAGCGATTTCAAATTATTACCCGTGCAACTAATGATGTGATTTGGGATTGGGATTTGCTGACGAATCAGGTGTGGTGGAATCAAGCTGTACAAACCCTGTTTGGCTATCCCTTAGCAGAGTTGAGTGCTGATTTAAATTGGTGGTATGAACGCATACATCCAGAAGATCAACCAATAATTGATACTGATATGTGGGCTGCTATTAATAGCGGGCAACAATTTTGGTCACATGAATACCGCTTTCGTCGTTATGATGGTTCCTATGCTTACATTTTAGACCGAGCTTATATTGTCCATGACCAAGCAGGTCAACCAGTGCGGATGATTGGTGCGATGATGGACATTACTGAACGTAAGCGAGTACAGGCACAATTACAATGGCAAAATTTACGATCGCAACTATTTGCTGACATCACTGTCAAAATTCGCCAGTCTTTACAGATTGACGAAATTTTGCAAACCAGTGTCACTGAGGTACAAAAATTACTGCGTGCAGATAGAGTTTTGATTTTACGACTACGTTCCAACGGCTCAATCTTAATTTTAAAAGAAGCCGTGGTTCCTGGTTTGCCAATGGCCTCAAGTCTGGAATTGAATGAGCCGACTCTCGGAGAAATGTATGTTTTAAAATACAGCCAGGGAATAATTAACGCCATTAGTAATTTAGACGACGAACAAGAAGCGGCAAACATCTCACCGCCACACCTGAAAATTATGCAAGAGTTGGGTGTCAAAGCTGTTCTTTCGGTACCAATCTTTCTCCAAAATCAAATCTGGGGCTTATTAATTGCCAATCAGTGTGTACATCCCCGACAGTGGAATAACTGGGAAATTGAACTTTTGCAACAACTGGCAGATCAAATTGGTATTGCTTTAACCCAAAGCAAAATTCTGGAAACCGAAACTCGTCAACGACAAGAACTCAGCCGTTCTAATGAAGCACTGCAAGAATTTGCCTTTATTGCTTCCCATGATTTACAAGAACCGCTACGCAAAATTAAAACTTTTAGCGAACGCTTACTCATTACTTGTGGTGACTCTTTACCTGAAGCTGCATCTGATTATTTAGAAAGAATGCAGAATGCTGTTTTGCGAATGCAGACTTTAATTGAAGGTTTGTTAACGCTCTCACGGGTAACAACCAGAGCGCAACCTTTTGTATCTGTAAGTTTAGCTGAAATCACCCAAGAGGTATTGTCGGATTTAGAAGTTTTAATTCAACAAACAGGCGCAACTGTGGAAGTGGAAGATTTACCAACAATCAAAGCTGATCCTCTGCAAATGCGCCAATTAATGCAAAATCTCATTGGTAACGCTTTGAAATTTCATCACCCACAAATGACACCTATTGTCAAAATATATAGTCAACATTTAAATAATCAATCAGCACAATTAGCCGTGGGACTGGAATTTTGTCAAATTATCATCGAAGATAATGGTATTGGATTTGAACAAAAGTATAGCGATCGCATCTTTCAAATTTTTCAAAGGTTACATGGTCGGCGAGAATATGAAGGTACAGGCATTGGCTTAACTATTTGTCGCAAAATCGCCGAACGCCATTTCGGCACAATTACTGCTCAAAGCACCCCAGGAAAAGGTACAAAATTAATTGTCAATTTGCCAATAAATTCTCCTACATAG